One segment of Rhodothermus sp. DNA contains the following:
- the ricT gene encoding regulatory iron-sulfur-containing complex subunit RicT has translation MACGSACAQGGGCGGGCASGNGCPSLHVFDWLSHLSGPYSTYDIVEVRFKGRRKGLYRNVDRLDLQTGDYVIVEADRGVHFGIVHLTGELVRLRVRAKGLDDDAEFPRIVRLATLDDIDRWEANKEQEIEAFYIARKAIERLGLPMKLVDAEWQFDHKKITFYFTADHRVDFRQLVRDLARTFRTRVELRQIGARDEAARIGGIGSCGRELCCATWLQEFKPVATQTAKIQNLPLNPARLSGQCGRLKCCLNYELEQYMAALKDFPPVDTPVETERGRGTVQKLDIFKRRVWIQYEDGNWEDLALEEVQPYLRPQASSNQA, from the coding sequence ATGGCCTGTGGTAGTGCGTGCGCGCAGGGAGGGGGATGCGGGGGCGGATGTGCCTCCGGCAATGGTTGCCCCTCGCTGCATGTGTTTGACTGGCTGAGCCACCTCAGCGGTCCCTATTCCACCTACGATATTGTGGAAGTCCGTTTCAAAGGGCGCCGCAAAGGACTGTACCGTAACGTTGATCGACTGGATCTGCAGACGGGCGACTATGTCATCGTAGAAGCAGACCGGGGTGTCCATTTTGGCATTGTACATCTGACCGGTGAGCTCGTTCGCCTGCGGGTGCGGGCTAAAGGGCTTGACGACGATGCCGAATTTCCGCGCATCGTGCGCCTGGCTACCCTGGACGACATCGATCGGTGGGAGGCGAACAAAGAGCAGGAAATCGAAGCCTTCTACATTGCGCGTAAGGCCATCGAGCGGCTTGGATTGCCCATGAAGCTGGTCGATGCTGAATGGCAGTTCGATCACAAAAAAATCACCTTCTACTTTACGGCCGATCATCGCGTGGACTTCCGACAGCTGGTACGCGATCTGGCCCGTACGTTTCGCACCCGCGTAGAGCTGCGCCAGATCGGCGCCCGTGACGAAGCTGCACGAATCGGCGGAATCGGCTCCTGCGGCCGGGAACTGTGTTGCGCCACCTGGCTGCAGGAATTTAAGCCCGTAGCCACCCAGACGGCCAAGATTCAGAACCTGCCGTTGAATCCGGCCCGCCTGAGTGGCCAGTGTGGACGGCTGAAGTGTTGCCTGAATTACGAACTGGAGCAGTACATGGCCGCGCTGAAGGATTTTCCACCAGTGGATACGCCAGTCGAGACCGAACGCGGACGTGGAACCGTTCAGAAGCTGGACATCTTCAAACGGCGCGTCTGGATTCAGTACGAAGACGGCAACTGGGAAGATCTGGCACTTGAGGAAGTGCAGCCCTATCTGCGGCCGCAGGCAAGTTCAAACCAGGCGTAA